Proteins encoded together in one Rhinopithecus roxellana isolate Shanxi Qingling chromosome 3, ASM756505v1, whole genome shotgun sequence window:
- the LOC104681803 gene encoding ragulator complex protein LAMTOR5, which translates to MEATSEQHLEDTMKNPSIVGVLCTDSQGLNLGCRGTLSDEHAGVISVLAQQAAKLTSDPTDIPVVCLESDNGNIMIQKHDGITVAVHKMAS; encoded by the coding sequence ATGGAGGCGACCTCGGAGCAGCACTTGGAAGACACAATGAAGAATCCCTCCATTGTTGGAGTCCTGTGCACAGATTCACAAGGACTTAATCTGGGTTGCCGTGGGACCCTGTCAGATGAGCACGCTGGAGTGATATCTGTTCTAGCCCAGCAAGCAGCTAAGCTAACCTCTGACCCCACTGATATTCCTGTGGTGTGTCTAGAATCAGATAATGGGAACATTATGATCCAGAAACATGATGGCATCACAGTGGCAGTGCACAAAATGGCCTCTTGA